GCCTCCGCGGCGCTCCCGGCCGTCAGATCCGGAGGCAGGTCGACGGCGGCCCGGTCGAGCGTCTCGCGCTCGCCACGGCGCCGCTCCTCGGCCTCCTGCTCGGCCTTCTCCTTCGCCTCCATCTCCGCGAAGACATCGATCGGCGCCGGCGCCTTCGCCAGGAAGACCCAGGTGAGATAGACCGCCAGCAGGAACGGCGGGATCTTCAGCGCGATCAGCACCCAGCCGAGCTGGGTGGTGTCCGCCCACCAGTACAGCGGGAAGAGGATCGCGCACTTGGCGAGCAGGATCAGCCCCCAGGCCCAGCTGGCCTTCGCGTAGGCCTTCTTCCGGCCCGGGTTACGGGTGCGCCAGGAGAGGTTCTCTTTGAAGACCGGTCCCAGGATCAGCCCGATCAGCGGGACGCCGGCGAGCGTGGTGAGGATGTAGGCGAAGGCCAGCCCGAGGGTGTAGAGCATGCCCGGCAGGTAGAAGTCCTTGGCGTTGCCGGTCATCATCGCGAAGACCACACCGAAGGCCACCCCGAAGACACCGCTGAAGGCGTGCTTGACGGTGTCCTTGCGGATCAGGCGGGCGGCTGCCAGCACCAGCGAGACGGCCAGCGCGGCGATCGCCGAGAGGTGCAGGTCCTTGTTGATCGTGAAGATCGTGACGAACAGCAGGCCGGGGACGACGGTCTCCACCATGCCCCGTACCCCGCCGAACGCCTCGAACAGCGCCGCCTCGGTCACCTGCCTGCCGTCGGCGGCTCCGTCGGCGCCCTGGTCGGGCGAGGCGGGTGGGGGGCCTGCGGAGGCGTCGTGATCGGCCTGCGCGTCAGTCGTCGGTCGGTCGTAAGACGTCACCGGCTACTCCTGTCCGAGCGGTCGGAGTTCGTACTTCGGATTGAAGAGCACCCGGCGTCCGTGGCTCAACGAGACCCGGCCCGAGGCGATGAGCTTGCGGCCCGGCTCTATCCCGACGATGGAGCGGCGTCCGAGCCACACCACGTCGAGCGCGGCGGTGCCGTCGAACAGCTCCGCCTCGAGCGCGGGCACACCGGCGCGTGGCCGCAGCGTGACATGCCGCAGAGTGCCGGTGACCTTCACTATCTGCCGGTCGTCACAGTCGCAGATACGGGTGCATCCCGCGTCTTGCGCATCCTGTTGCAGCTCGGCGGACTGCAACTCCTCCTCGGAGGAGGACAGCCTGTCGAGCAGCCGGCGGAAGCGTCCGGCCGGCTTCTCGGATCGGGTCCCAGCACTCATGGCCCCAGCGTACCGGTGGCCGGGTCCCGGGATCACGGCCCGCACACGGAGTTCGTCCCCACCGCACAAAGCCGCGGCCGGCCGCCGGGCGCTACTGCTCGAACCGGTAGCCCATCCCCGGCTCCGTGATGAAGTGCTTCGGATGCGAGGGATCGCTCTCCAGCTTGCGGCGGAGCTGGGCCATGTACACCCGCAGATAGTTGGTCTCGGTGCCGTACGAGGGCCCCCAGACCTCCTGGAGCAGCTGCTTCTGGCTGACCAGCCGGCCCGCGTTGCGGACCAGGACCTCCAGCAGATGCCACTCGGTGGGGGTCAGCCGGATGTCCCGGCCGCCGCGGTTGACCTTCTTCGCGGCGAGATCGACGGAGAAACCTTCCGTCTCCACGATCACCTCGTCCTCGGCCGGCCCGGTCGGCTCGGCGCGGCGCACCGCCGCCCGCAGCCGGGCCAGCAGCTCGTCCATGCCGAACGGCTTGGTGACGTAGTCGTCCGCGCCGGCGTCCAGCGCCTCCACCTTCTCGTCGGAGGTCTGCCGGGCGGAGAGCACCAGGATCGGCACCCTCGTCCAGCCTCGCAGCCCCTTGATCACCTCGACCCCGTCCATATCGGGCAGACCGAGGTCAAGGACGATGACATCGGGGTGGCGGGCGGCGGCGAGTTTGAGGGCGGTGGCCCCGTCGGGGGCGGCGTCGACCTCGTACTTGCGCGCCTTCAGGTTGATCACGAGGGCGCGCACGATCTGCGGCTCGTCATCGACCACAAGCACCCGGTTCACTGGCGTTCTCCTCGTGGTGTCGTCTCCCGGCGGGCCGGGCCCGCCGGGCGTGGGATGAGGGGGATCCGTGCGGCCCGGCTCATGTGGTGGCCTGGGCGGGAAGATCGGGCCTGGCCGGTGGACGGCCGGGCGCGGCCCGGAGGGTCAGGACCATGGTCATCCCGCCTCCCGGGGTGTCCTCGGCGGCGAGCGTGCCGCCCATCGCCTCCGCGAAACCGCGCGCCACGGCC
This genomic stretch from Streptomyces nigrescens harbors:
- a CDS encoding OB-fold nucleic acid binding domain-containing protein, which translates into the protein MSAGTRSEKPAGRFRRLLDRLSSSEEELQSAELQQDAQDAGCTRICDCDDRQIVKVTGTLRHVTLRPRAGVPALEAELFDGTAALDVVWLGRRSIVGIEPGRKLIASGRVSLSHGRRVLFNPKYELRPLGQE
- a CDS encoding response regulator, whose amino-acid sequence is MNRVLVVDDEPQIVRALVINLKARKYEVDAAPDGATALKLAAARHPDVIVLDLGLPDMDGVEVIKGLRGWTRVPILVLSARQTSDEKVEALDAGADDYVTKPFGMDELLARLRAAVRRAEPTGPAEDEVIVETEGFSVDLAAKKVNRGGRDIRLTPTEWHLLEVLVRNAGRLVSQKQLLQEVWGPSYGTETNYLRVYMAQLRRKLESDPSHPKHFITEPGMGYRFEQ
- a CDS encoding DUF3159 domain-containing protein, with the translated sequence MTSYDRPTTDAQADHDASAGPPPASPDQGADGAADGRQVTEAALFEAFGGVRGMVETVVPGLLFVTIFTINKDLHLSAIAALAVSLVLAAARLIRKDTVKHAFSGVFGVAFGVVFAMMTGNAKDFYLPGMLYTLGLAFAYILTTLAGVPLIGLILGPVFKENLSWRTRNPGRKKAYAKASWAWGLILLAKCAILFPLYWWADTTQLGWVLIALKIPPFLLAVYLTWVFLAKAPAPIDVFAEMEAKEKAEQEAEERRRGERETLDRAAVDLPPDLTAGSAAEAATERPRGPRHRR